A genomic region of Herbaspirillum sp. DW155 contains the following coding sequences:
- a CDS encoding EAL domain-containing protein — protein MNNKNRVVVLTIIAVIVAATAPVTGMLWLSRQAVIQAEHERLTRYAQTVIERAETTFQSTQLSLKALSPLLLLPCSDEHIAQMRLITVNSGAIEEMGYYEYGQLKCTSWDRQAQAQALRRPQPTSVFTTGDGVGVALNQSSFVTDGPSMMAVQYGAHVALVHRERFVDVVLEEGVHVVLARNGIGLVAQYGMPVAAGIAGRALRGPGNQDFDGFFVSTVSHDGWTAAAIIDGQHVLETMTSEQHWFVPVGVLLALALVVLVLRVSQARLSPLAELQLAVRKKEFIVHYQPIIELASGRCVGAEALIRWRRPDGSIVRPDLFVPLAEESGLILPMTDLVIATVVRELGDTLRADRALHVAVNVAAQDIKTGRILDVLGQTLAGADIRTGQFWMEATERGCMDIAAARVTLARARELGHSMALDDFGTGYSNLQYLQGLPMDALKIDKSFVSTIGTGAATSAVIDHIIAMAKSLQLHIVAEGVETLEQAAYLSEHGVDFAQGWLFAKPMPAAQFIDFHRVTLADYGAGPEIIRRPESDTGPGVPDSLTLQA, from the coding sequence GTGAACAACAAGAACAGGGTGGTGGTGCTGACCATCATTGCCGTCATCGTCGCCGCCACGGCGCCGGTGACCGGCATGCTGTGGCTGTCGCGCCAGGCGGTGATCCAGGCCGAGCATGAGCGGCTCACGCGCTATGCCCAGACCGTGATCGAACGCGCCGAAACCACCTTCCAGTCCACCCAGCTGTCGCTGAAGGCCTTGTCCCCCCTGTTGCTGCTTCCCTGCTCGGATGAACACATTGCCCAGATGCGGCTGATCACCGTCAATTCCGGCGCCATCGAAGAAATGGGCTACTACGAATACGGCCAGCTCAAGTGCACCTCCTGGGACCGCCAGGCCCAGGCCCAGGCGCTGCGCCGCCCGCAGCCCACGTCCGTCTTCACGACGGGGGACGGGGTGGGCGTGGCGTTGAATCAGAGTTCTTTCGTCACGGATGGCCCCAGCATGATGGCGGTCCAGTACGGCGCCCACGTGGCGCTGGTGCATCGTGAGCGGTTTGTCGACGTGGTGCTGGAAGAGGGCGTGCACGTGGTGCTGGCACGCAATGGCATCGGCCTGGTGGCGCAATATGGCATGCCGGTCGCGGCCGGCATCGCCGGGCGGGCGCTGCGCGGGCCGGGTAATCAGGATTTCGACGGCTTCTTTGTCTCCACCGTCAGCCACGATGGCTGGACGGCGGCCGCCATCATCGATGGCCAGCACGTGCTGGAGACCATGACCAGCGAGCAGCACTGGTTCGTGCCGGTGGGCGTGCTGCTGGCCTTGGCGCTGGTGGTGCTGGTGTTGCGGGTCTCGCAGGCGCGGCTCTCGCCGCTGGCCGAATTGCAGCTGGCCGTGCGCAAGAAGGAATTCATCGTCCACTACCAGCCCATCATCGAGCTGGCCAGCGGCCGTTGCGTGGGGGCCGAAGCGCTGATCCGCTGGCGCCGTCCGGATGGCAGCATCGTGCGGCCGGACCTGTTCGTGCCGCTGGCCGAGGAGAGCGGCCTGATCCTGCCGATGACCGATCTGGTCATCGCCACCGTGGTCAGGGAACTGGGGGATACCTTGCGCGCCGACCGCGCGCTGCACGTGGCGGTCAACGTCGCCGCCCAGGATATCAAGACCGGCCGCATCCTCGATGTGCTCGGCCAGACGCTGGCCGGGGCCGACATCCGCACCGGCCAGTTCTGGATGGAAGCCACCGAACGCGGCTGCATGGATATCGCCGCCGCGCGCGTGACCCTCGCGCGGGCGCGGGAGCTGGGCCACTCCATGGCGCTGGATGATTTCGGCACCGGCTATTCGAACCTGCAATATCTGCAGGGCCTGCCCATGGATGCGCTGAAGATCGACAAGTCCTTCGTCAGCACCATCGGCACCGGGGCGGCGACCAGTGCCGTGATCGACCACATCATCGCCATGGCCAAGAGCCTGCAGCTGCACATCGTCGCCGAAGGCGTGGAAACGCTGGAGCAGGCTGCTTACCTGAGCGAACATGGTGTCGACTTTGCCCAGGGCTGGCTGTTTGCCAAGCCCATGCCGGCGGCGCAATTCATTGATTTCCACCGGGTGACACTGGCCGATTACGGTGCCGGTCCGGAGATCATCCGCCGCCC